TGTGTTGTGCAGACTGGCGGCCACGCTCAAATCCCTCGCGCCGTGCCAGGGATCAGCCGAATCAACTGTCAAGCATCAGCTGAAACACTGTCGCCCATCAACCGAAGACGAAATGCCACGTACGCATCAACCGAAGTAATACAACCAAAAAGTGCCCCCGGCAGGATTCGAACCTGCGACACCGGCTTTAGGAGAGCCGTGCTCTATCCCCTGAGCTACGGGGGCGCGCTGGCACAGCGTACCGTCTGCCCGGCCGCCGATCCGAACGGGCACTGCAGGCGCTGGGGAGCCCGGACCGGCGTCAGCGCAGTTCGGCGATCACCTTCGCGAAGAACGCGTCGTCCTTGCTCTGGATCGAGAACGACGAGATGCCGTCCTCGGCGCGCAACTGGCGCAATCGGTCGGCCACGTCGCGCGGTGTCCCCGACAGCACGCCGGGCAGCGCCAGCAATCGCTCGTCGCTCAGCCCCGGAGCATATTGCCTGGTCATCGACAGATCCGGCATCCCGGAGTTGTCCGACGGCATCGCCGTGATCGCGAGGTCGAGCACCAGATCGGCGAACCGCTCCCCGGCGGCCGTGCGCACCAGGTCGATGCGGTCGGTGCCGGTCAGGCCCACGATGTCGGCATGCCGGGCGGCCACCGTCAGCACCTTGTCGCCGCTGCCGGCGATCAGCAGGCGGATGTCGGGGTGGTGCCGACACAGGTGCTCGGCGACGTGCTCGAGGTGCGCGACGCGTGCCCCGGCGCTGGGGAACGGGATCTCGGCGGCCTCGAACTCCTCGCGGACATAGCCCGCGCCCAGGCCGAGGTCGAGCCGACCGTCGCTGAGCGCGTGCACGCCGGCGGCGTCGCGGGCCAGCAGTGCGGGGGAGTAGAACGCCGCGTTCATCACGTACGTGCCGAGCCTGATGGACGACGTCGACTGCGCGACCGCGGCCAGCACCGGGAACGGCGCGGGCGCTCCCAGGTGATCGGGGATGTTCAGCACGTCGAACCCGAGATCCTCATAGCGCCAGGCGGTTTCCTGAAGCTGAGCGCGTGAGCGGGCTGAACGGATACCTACCGCGAAACGAAAGTCACTGGCCATCACGGCCGAATGCTACGCGGGGCCGAGGTTTGGCGATGCGGCAATTGGTGAACCCTGAGCCCATGAGCACAGGAGACAAGTTCAAGAACAAGATCGACGACGTTTCGGGTAAGGCCAAAGAGAAGCTGGGTCAGGCCAGCGGCGACCGCAGCACCGAGAACGAAGGCAAGCTCGACCAGGCCAAGGCCAACATCAAAGATGCTGGCGAGAAGGTGAAAGACGCCTTCAAGCACTGACGGTGTGCCCACTGTCGGGGTAGAGGAGGAGTTCCTGCTCGTCGACCCCGACAGTGGCCAACCGGTACCCCACAACACCGACGTCGCGCACGCTGCCAGCGAGCGCGGCGTCGATCTTCAGCTTGAGCTGACGACGTGCCAGGTCGAGACCGCCACCGGAGTGCTCACGGACCGCGACGACCTGCACGCTGAGATCACCCGGCTGCGCCACGCTGCCGCCCAGGCTGCGCGGCAGTGCGGTGCCCAACTCCTCGCGGTGGCGCTGCCACCGACGATCCCGCGCCACTTCCCGATCACCGACACCCCCAGGTACCACCAGATCGCGGACCGGTTCGGCATGATCGCCCACGAGCAGGGCATCAGCGGATGCCACGTGCACGTCGAGGTGCCCGACCGCGACGCCGCGGTGCGGGTCTGCATGTGGCTTCGGCCGTGGCTGCCGCTGCTGCTGGCGCTGTCGGCGAACTCGGCGATCTACCGGGAAGCCGACAGTGGTTACGCCAGTTGGCGCAGCATCCTGTGGCAGCGCTGGCCCAGCGCCGGGCCGCCGCCCGCCGCAAACTCCGCCGAGGAGTACGACGCGCTGGTCGCGCAGATGGAGGAGTCCGGGGCCATGCTCGACGACGGCATGGTCTATTGGGACGCCCGACCGTCGGCGAAGTTCCCGACCGTCGAGATCCGCGCCGCCGACGTCCCGGCGACCGCGGCCGAGACTGTGCTGCTCGCGATCCTGGCCCGAGCCTGCGTGATGACGGCTTGTGCGCACATCGAACAGGGCAGGCCGGCGCCAGAGATCTCCGAACACGTTCTGCGCGCGGCCTATTGGCGTTGCGCGCGCGACGGCCTGGAGGGCAGGACGCCGGCGATGCTGACCGCATTCGTCGAGGAACTGCGGCCGGCGTTGGAGCAGGCCGGTGACTTCGACTATGCGCAGGCGGAGCTGAAACGCATTGTGCAGGACGGCAACGGCGCGATGCGGCAGCGACGGGCGTGGCGGCGGCGTGGCGACATCCGCGATGTGCTGAAGGCCGCGGCGCAGGCCACACTCGCCTGATCCCGCCGGCGCGAAATTGCATTCAGGGTCGTGATCCTCGGCCTGCAACAGCCCTGAGTGCAATCTCGCGGGCTGAACCAGAACCAGAACCAGAATCAGATCAGCGGCAACTCCGCGAAGACCTCACCCGTCGGCGATGTCGAACCCACTCCCGGCTCCACCGTGAACGCCAAAACAGTCGAGTTCCCCAGGTCAGGCACCACGGCCGTGGTCGACGGTGACACCGTGGCCGAATCCATCGTGCCGGCCGAGGTCGCACCGCCGGAGCCGACCAGCCACATCTGATAGACCGTGCCCTCCTGCGGAGGCGTGACGTCGTTCATCACCAGCACGCCGGCATTGCGTTCGTGCGAGAAGACGAACGTGGCCCTGCCGCCGGTCGGGATGGGGCCTGAGACGGTCTGCACGTCGGGGGCGGCGAAGATCTGCTGGGCCGTCATCGGCTGCGGAGTTCCCCGCAGGACCGCGCTGACACCGACCACACCCAAACCGATCGCGACCACCGCCGCGGCGGCCAGCACCGCTGTGCGCCAACGCCGTTCGGGACGGCCACTGTCGATGAGCCGGACGGGATCCTCGGACGCCGCGGCGAGGATGCGGCCCCGCAATTGCGGTGGTGGTTCCACCGCGGTCGTCGCCGCCACGCGGGCCATGGCTTCTCGGACGGCCCGCACCTCGTCGAAGAACTCGTCGGCGCGCTCGGAGCCGACCAGGGCGGCCTCGATGCGGTCGCGTTCATCGTCGGGCAGTGCGTGCAGTGCATACGGCACTGCAGCGGTCAGGATGTCTTCTGTGCTCGTCATCGTGGTCCCAGGCAGTTGCGCAGGCTGCGCAGTGCGTCTCGCATGCGCGATTTGATGGTCGCCAGGTTGGCCGACAACCGGTCGGACACCTGCACGTAGGTCAACCCGTCGTAGTAGGCGAGTTCGACGCATTCGCGTTGCAGATCGGTCAGGCTGTCCAGGCAGGTCACGACCTGCCTGCGCTCGTCGCGCACCAGCACCGACTCGCTGACGGCATCGACCGGTGGCTCCACCGTGGCCGCGCCGTACCGCGCCTCCCGCTTGCCGCCGGCCTCCTCGCTGCGCACGCGGTCGACCGCGCGGCGATGGGCCAGCGTGAGCAGCCAGGCCAGTGCCGACCCGGACGCGGGGTCGTAGCTGTCGGCGCTGCGCCAGACCTGCAGATAAACCTCCTGCGTGGTCTCCTCGGCGTAGCCGGGGTCCCGCAGGACTCGGGTGATCAGTCCGAACACCCGAGACTTTGTGTCGTCATAGAACGCGGCGAACGCCTCGGCGTCGCGTCGCGCCACCCGGCGCAGCAGTGCGTCCAGGTCACCTGTCACGTCTGAGAGCCTAGCGGGCTGTGAGGCACACGTGGTCATTTAGCCGCGCTTCGGTGGTCGGGGCACAAAAAATGCAGTGCGCGAACAGTATTCGTCGAACCCAGGGCGTCCGGCCATGACCTTCTCGGCCAGTCGCGCGCCGGTGGCGTACACCAGGAAATAGGTCATCAGCGCCGGTGAGAACACCGTGAGAAGCGCCAGGGGGCCGGTGATCGTGATCAACCAGATGCCCCACCAGACACTGGCGTCGCCGAAATAGTTCGGGTGGCGGGTCCACGCCCACAGGCCGCGGTCCATGATCCGGCCCTTGTTGGCGGGGTCGGCCTTGAACTTCTTGAGCTGATGGTCGCCGAGTGCCTCGAACACCACCCCGACGACCCACAGTGCGAGGCCCACGGCCGCGACCGGCCACAGTGCACGCGGTGTCGGTCCGGCGGTCGCCGACACCTGCAACGGCAGCGACACAAACCATGCCGAGACGCCCTGGATGAGGTACACCCGGCGCAGCACGTTGCGCGCCGAATAGTCCTCCCGCAACAGTGCCCGGTAGCGCGGATCCTCACCCTTTCCGGCGGTCTTGCTGTGGATGTGGATCGCCAGACGCAGACCCCAGATCGAGACCAGGGCCAGCAGCAGGATCCGCCGAACCGGGTCACCGTCCCCCAGCACCGCGGCGACGGCCGCCACGGCGACGAACCCCAGGCCCCACGCGACGTCGACGACGTTGGCGCGGTTGATGCGCCGACTGATCGCGAACGTCACCCCGAACACGACGACGATCGCCGCGAGCGAGGCACCCGACACCACCAGAAAGTTCACCACCGGCCTCCAGTCGCCGCAAACGTCCACTGATACACGTCGAGGTACCCCGAGCGGAACCCCGCCTCGGAGTACGCCAGGTACAGCTCCCACATGCGGTGGAACACCTCGTCGAATCCGTGTGCCGCCACGGCGTCCCGGCGTTGTGTGAACCGTTCGCGCCACAGGCGCAGGGTCTCGGCGTAATGCGGACGCAGCGAGCACATGTCGACCGTGCGCAGCGAGGTGTCGCGTTCCGTGATGGACAAGATGGCCTCGGTGGACGGCAGCAGACCGCCCGGGAAGATGTACTTCTGAATCCAGGTGTGCGTGTTGCGGCTGGCCAGCATGCGGGAGTGCGGCATGGTGATCGCCTGGATCGCGACCCGCCCGCCGGGTGCCACGAGGGCGTCGAGGGTGCGAAAGTAGGTGGGCCAGAACTGATATCCGACGGCCTCGATCATCTCGACCGAGATCACCGCGTCGTAGCAGCCCGTGACGTCGCGGTAGTCGCAGAGTTCGATCGAGACCCTGTCGGACAGCCCGGCCGCCGCGACGCGCTGCCGGGCCAGGTGCTGCTGTTCGGCCGACAGCGTCACCGATGTCACGTGCGCGCCGCGGGCCGCCGCGCGCAGGCTGAGTTCACCCCAGCCGGTGCCGATCTCAAGCACTCTGCTGCCCGACGTGACACGCGCGGTGTCGAGCAGTCGGTCGATCTTGCGGTGCTGTGCGGTGGCCAGATCACCCCACTGCGCGGGCAGCGATTCGAACAGCGCGCTCGAGTACGTCATGGTCTCGTCGAGGAACTCGGCGAACAGGTCGTTGGACAGGTCATAGTGCTCGGCGACGTTGCGGCGGGCGTGGTCGCGGCTGTTGTGGTGGGTCTTGGGTTGGCGCACCAGGGCGATGGGCCGCATCCGCTGCAACGACCGCGGCACCAGGTCCGCGACCGACGTCGCGAAGACCGTGAGCACGCCGGCAAGATCGTCTGACGTCCACTCGCCGGCCATATAGGACTCGCCGAACCCGATCAGGCCGCTGCGGCCCACGCGGCGCACCAACCGGTCCGGGTGCAGCAGGCGCAGCGTCGGCAGCGTCGGGTCCGCCGCGCCGATCACGGATCCGTCGGGGTACAGCAGGCGAAGCGGCAACCTGCGTGCCGCGCGCTGCAGCAGGTCGTCGGCGACGCGCCCCGACAACGCCGCGACAGGTCCCGCCGGGACGGTGGCCACGCCCGGCCAGCGGTCGGGGTCGATCGCGGGTTTCGCGGTGCTCGAGAGGTCGATGGTCACGACTGTTGGGCCCTTTCGCGGACGGAAGATGGACGCGGGACGATGGGTACGTGGCGAAGCCAGAGGGTGACGCCTTGAATTCGGATTCCCCACGCGCCCAACAGTGGAGCCAGCGGAGCGGTGATCTGAAGCCAGGCGATGCGCGCGGTGCTGGCCGCGCGGCGCTCTCCGCGCATCGAGGCGACGAACGCGGGTTGGCCGGCGCGGTGCAGCGACACCGTGAGATCCAGGGTTTCGGCGGGCCGGGGCGCGTGGACAAGGTAGTGGCCGTCGACGCCGTTGAACGGCGAGACGTACATGCGTTTGGGCACCACCACGCCGTCGTGGTCGGCGGGAAGCAGGTAGGCATGCCGCTGCCCATAGGTGTTGTGCACTTCGGCGATCACGGCGCGCAGGCGCCCCGCACGGTCGTGGCACCAGAACACGCTCAGCGGATTGAAGACATATCCAAGGACTCGGGCCTGCAGCAGCGCCGTCACCTGCCCGCCGTCGAGGTCGACGCCGTGCTCGGCCAGAAACGCGTCGACGCGGCCACGCAGACTGTCGGGGCCGGACTGGAAGTGGTCGGAGGCCTCGAAGCGCGCGAAAGGCCGCAGCCACCAGGGCAGTTCGGGCTGCCGGTCAATGTCGATGTACCAGCTGTAGCTGCGATGCTCGAAGTGATGATGCACCGGGGCGCGGCGAAGATGCGCGATCCGGGTGCGGTAGATCGCCGGCGTGCTCACAACCGGCTCCCCATGCGCTGCAGGGCCGCGGCGGCCCGCACCCCGGACGCGGCACCGTCCTCGTGGAATCCCCACCCGTGGTATGCGCCCGCGAACGCCACCCGTTCATCGTTGAGTGACGGCAGCCGACCTTGTGCGGCAACCGATTCCAGGGTGTACTGCGGATGGTGGTAGGTCATCTCGGCAAGCACGGTGTCGGGGCTGATCGGTGCGTCCTCGCCCAGGGTCACGTGGAACCGCCGCGGGCCGGACAGTCCCATGAGCCGGCTCACGTCATAGGTGACGATGACCTCGTCGCGCCGGTCGGTCAGAAGATAGTTCCAGGACGCCCGTGCGCGTGGGTGCCTCGGCAACACCGACTCGTCGGTGTGCAGCGTGGCGTGGTTGGTCGAATAGCCGATTGCGCCGAGCACGGCCCTTTCCCATTCCGTGGGCTGATCCAGCAGTGCCAGGGCCTGATCGGGATGGGTCGCGATGACGGCGGCATCGAACTCCTCGGCGCCGAATTGTGCGGTCTGGATCTGTACGCCGAACGTCGTGCGGCGCAACGACTGCACGGGGGTCCCGCGGCGGACCTCGTGCAGGCGGGCCGCGATCGCCTCAACGTAGGTGGCCGACCCGCCGACGACGGTGCGCCAGGTGGGGGACCCGAACACCGTGAGCATGCCGTGGTGCTCGAGGAATACGAACAGGTACTGGGCCGGGTAGTCCAGCGCGGAGTCGGGAGCGCACGACCACACCGCGGCCACCAGGGGCGTCATGAAGTACTCGGTGAAGAACTCCGAAAAGCTGTGCTCTTCCAGGAAGGCGCGCAGTGTCACGTCGGAGGCGGGGCCTTCGTGCAGCAGCGTGCTTGCGGCTCGGTGGAACCGTTTGACCTCGGCCAGCATCCCCAGGTAGCGCCAGCGCACGAGGTTCGACGGCGCGGGGAACAGCCCGCCGAGACCCCGTGCGCCTGCATATTCCAGGCCGGCGGCGTCGGCCCGGACCGACATCGACATGTCGGTGTCGTGGGTGCGCACCTCGAGTTCGTCGAAGATGCGGCAGAGCGTGGGATAGGTGCGTGTGTTGTGCACCAGGAATGCGGAGTCGACGGCCTCGATGACGCCGTCGCCGCGATCGAGGTGGTGCGTGTGCGCGTGCCCGCCGAGACGGTCGTCGCCCTCGAACAGCGTCACGCGATCATGACGGGACAGCGTGTATGCGGCCGTCAGGCCCGCGACCCCACTTCCGATGACGGCGATGGATCGTCCGGTGTTCACATCAGGTGTTCGGAGCCGCGACGCGGATGGATCGGTCGGTGTGAGTGTGTTGGCTCACACCCAGGTCGAGGCGGCGGACGCCAGTCCCTCGACGAGTCGCGACGTCACGACCGGGAGGCCGTCGTCGGCGGCCACCGGGCTCAGCGGGCTGATGCCCCGCACTCGCGGCGACAGTTCGAGTTGGGCCCCGCCGCCGCGCGCGCGGTTGACGGGGTTGTCCGGATGCAGGCCGCGCAGTTCGCGCGGGATCTCCTCGAGGTCGGTGATCACGCGATAGCCCGGCAGGTCCAGGTGGTCGGCGACGTGCGCCGCGAGGTCCCGATTGCCGCCGCCGGCGAGCAGATGGGTGCTCTGCCCCATGCGGCCGTACCCGTGCACCGACACGACGACGTCGACGTGGTCGAGGAACTCCGCGAGCCGAACCGATTCGGCCGGGTCGAACCGCGCCGACGCCAGGTGGTGCGGATAGTCGGTCGGGTGCCGCACGGTGTAGAACGAGGCTCCGGCGGCCTCGGCCGCGCGCTCGGCGATCACATCGGTCATGCGCTCCAGGTCGCCGCCGTGGATCGCCATGAAGCCGAACCGTGATCGCAGCACGTGCTCCTCGTGGACGTGAGGATCGCTCAGCAGGTCCGAAAGCGTCTGTGGCCCTGATGAATCCGGCGCGGGACGATGCGGCCACCCGGCCGGGTCCCAGCGGTGCAGGAAGTCGATCCAACGCTGCGGCAGGTCGTGGTGGCGCGCGGCGTCGATGATGCGTTCCAGATAGCCGGGCCGTGGCGGGCCGGGTTCGACGCGGTGGTCGACGTAGACCCAGACGTCGGCGGGCCCGGTCGGAACGTGCACGGTCAACCGGTCCCGGCGGTAGCGCACCGGCACCCCCTCGGCGCGGTCAAGGGCCGCCAGGTCGGCCTCCGAGATGTCCCACACAATGCCGTGTACCTGCGACCCGCGGAACGGCTCGATGGTGGCCACTCCGCGTTCGTTGATCAGCCAGTCATGGTCGGCCAGCACCGCGGGCCTGGGGTCCTTCGCGTCCGGGCATCGGGCCGTCATCTGTTGCACGGACAGGTTGGACCCGTACGCGAAGTAGCGATGGACGGCCGAGAGGATGCGCTAACCCCTCACCGTCAACCAGATGAGCACCACATTCAGCAGGGTAATCACGCCCGCGACCAGCCACCCGAGGGTTGTGGTGACGCGGTGGTTGACGTCGGCGCCCATCACCGACGAACTGCTGGTCAGACGTATCAGTGGGATCAGCGCGAACGGGATGCCGAACGACAGCACCACCTGGGACAGCACCAGGGCGCGGCTGGGATCGAAGCCGACACCCAGGATGATCAGCGCCGGGATCAGCGTGATGAGGCGCCGCGCGAAGATCGGGATCGACACCTTCAGCAGGCCCTGCATGATCATCGCGCCGGCGTAGGCGCCCACCGACGTCGAGGCCAGACCCGACGCCAGCAGGCCGATCGCGAAGAACAGCGCGACCGTCGGTCCGAGGGTGTCGCGGACCGCGGCATGCGCGCCCTCGATCGAGTCGGTGTCCTCGCGGCCCTGCAGATTGGTCGCGGCCACCAGCAGCATCGCGATGTTGACCGATCCGGCGACCAGCATCGCCAGGGTGACGTCCCACCGCGTCGCCGACAGCAGGCGCCGCCGCAGTGGGCCGGGTTCGGGGTGCCCGTGCCGGTCGCGGGCCAGCCCGCTGTGCAGGTACACCGCGTGCGGCATCACGGTGGCGCCCAGCATGGCCGTCGCCAACAGCACGCTCTCGGCACCGTCGAAGCGGGGGATCAGGCCCGAGGCGACCGACGCCGCGGGCGGTGTCTCGACGAACAGGCTGGTGAGGAACCCGATCGCGATGACCAACAGCAGACCCGAGATTACGTGCTCGAACATCCGTTGGCCGCGCCGGTCCTGCACGAACAGCAGGGCCATCGACACCGCGCCGGTGATCAGGCCACCGACCACCAGCGGAAGGTCGAACAGCAGGTACAGGGCGATCGCCCCGCCGACGACCTCGGCCAGATCCGTGGCCATCGCCACCAGTTCGGCCTGCAGCCAGTACCCGATGCGCGAGCGGCGACGGGTGTGGTCGGCGACGGCCTCGGGCAGCGAGCGCCCGGTGACCAGACCGATCTTCGCGGACAGGTACTGCACCAGGCCCGCCATGATGTTGGCGAGCACGATCACCCACAGCAGCATGAAGCCGTACTGCGCGCCGGCGCTGACGTTCGCCGCGACGTTGCCGGGGTCGACGTAGGCGATCGCGGCAACGAACGCGGGACCCAGCAGATACCAGCTGAACCGCGACGAGGTCTGTTGAGGGAGCCCCACGTGCCCACTCTAAATCCGGGTGGGCGAATCAGAAAGTTAGGGTGCCCGAAAACTCAGGATGTCCCCGCGTGTTGGGCGCGGGGTCATCCTCGGGGGCGGGTCAGAAAACCATCCCGGCGCCGAAGAACGGGTCGCCGTACCAAGGCATGGCGTACACCGAGGGACGAGAGTCGATCTGAACGTTGCCTGGTGACGAGCACACGGTGTTCTGGCCGCCCTGGATGCCGCCGCTGCCGCCGGTGGCCTCGCACGTGGGCGCAGCGACCGCGGCGGGCGCCGCTGCGATGGCAACCGCGGCACCTCCAGCCACCAGGGCGGGGACGATGAAACGCAGCACGCGCATGGGAAGTCCTTTCGTTCGGACAGAGCTTTTCCAGTGTATATCTCAGTGTTGTCAGAGGTCGGGGATGGGAAGGTCAAGGTTGGGAAAGGTGATCCCGCCGTCGACTTCGAGCGTCTTGCCGGTGAGATAACTGCCCGCCGGCGACGCGAGATACACCGCCGCCGCAGCGATGTCGGCGGGATCGCCCAGACGCCGCATCGGCGTGGCCCGCTCCATCGGCTCGCGGAGATCATCGTTGGAGGCCACGACATCCAGCGCCGAGGTCAGGATCGAGCCGGGAGCGATGGCATTGACCCGAATGCGCGGGCACAGATCGAGCGCGGCCAGCCGGGTGTACTGCGCCAGCGCACCTTTGGCGGTCCCGTACGCCGCGAACCCGCGCCCCGCCACCCGGCCCATGGTCGAGGTGATGTTGATGATGCTGCCGCCGCCGGAGTGTTCGAGCATCAGCGGGACGGCGGCCGTCGTCAGGGCATGCGCGGTCAGCACATTGAACGTGAACGCATCCCGCAGGTCCTTGGTCGAGGTGTTCAGCAGCGGAGCCGGCATCGTGCCCCCGACGTTGTTGACCACGACGTCGAGGCGTCCGAACGCCTCGACCGCGGCCTCGGCCAGCGCCGCGGTGGCCTCGGGGTGCGCCAGGTCGCCGACGACGACGTGCGCGCGCCGGCCCAGGGCCCGGATCTGGTCGGCGACCGTGTCGAGTTCGGCCTGGGTGCGTGACGCCACCACCACGTCGGCGCCCACTTCGGCGAATGCCACCGCAATGGCCGCGCCGAGGCCGCGGCCCGCACCGGTGACGACGGCAACCTGATTGTCGAGTCTGAATCTGTCGAGGATCATCGCGCGTCACGCTAGCAAGGCCGGGTAGGTTCACGAACGTGATTCCGGATGGCGCAGATCTCGATCGCGACATTGCGGCCGAGGCGCTCACCGAGCATGCGGTGGCGCCGGGGTCGCCACTGGAGTTGTTGAATCGCTCGGAGAATTCCACCTATCTGCTGACAGACGCCGCGACGGGGGAGCGGTCGGTGGTCCGCGTGCACCGCGGCGGCTACCACGAGCACCGTCAGATCGAATCCGAACTGATGTGGCTGGACGCGCTCAGTGCGGACGGTGTGGTCGCCGTACCGAGACCGTTGGAGGCCGCCGACGGCAGCCGGGTGGTGACGGTCGACGTCGACGGCGCACCGCGCCACGTCGTCAGATTCGAGTGGGTCGCCGGGTCGCATCCGGAGGAGGACGCGCTGGGCGCGGCCGACTTTCATGAGCTCGGCCGGATCACCGCCGTGTTGCACGGGCATTCACGCGAGTGGCCGAAGCCCAGCGGGTTCGACCGGTTCGCCTGGAATTGGCACACCTGCCTGGGCGAGGCGCCGCGGTGGGGCCGCTGGCAGGATTCGGCCGGGGTCGGTGCGGGCGAGCGCACGGTCCTCGACCGGGCACAATCGCTTCTGCGAGACCGCTTGAGCGAGTATGGATCCGGCCACGACCGATTCGGGCTGGTGCACGCCGACCTCCGGTTGGCCAACCTGCTCGTCGACGACGGCAACCTCACGGTGATCGACTTCGACGACAGCGGATTCAGTTGGTTCTTCTACGACTTCGCGGCCGCCGTGTCGTTCATCGAGGATGATCCGGCGCTGCCGCAATGGCAGGACGCCTGGCTGACCGGTTACCGCACCGTGGCGCCCGTGAACCCCGCCGACGAGGAGATGCTGGCGTCGTTGGTGCTGGTGCGACGGCTGATGCTGTTGGCGTGGATGGGCACGCACGACCATGCGCTGGAGGCGCAGACCAAGCTGGCCAGCTACGCCAAGGGCAGCTGTGATCTGGCGGAGGGCTATCTGCGCTCGGGTGGCCGCACGCTCGGGTGAACTTTTGGGGCGTTTCGCGCGTACCCACCTATGTGGACCCTCGAAGCCATACCTTTGACGACATGATCGGATCGGACCCTGGTCCCGGACTTGTCGCCGCGACCGTGGAGTTCCCACCCCACCGCCACAGCCAGGACGAAGTCGTCTCTGCGCTCACCACTTTCGCCGGTGAGGAGTTCACCCGGTTCGCGCGCAACAGCGGCGTCGACGCCCGCAATCTGGCGCTGCCACTGGCGCGGTACGGACAGTTGAGCGGATTCACCGAAGCCAATGACGTGTTCGTCGACGTGGCGGTCGCCCTGGCCGAGCAGGCCCTGGAGAACGCGCTGTCGAAGGCCCGGATCAGACCGGACGAGGTCGACGTCATCTTCTCGACCACGGTCACGGGTCTGGCGGTGCCGACCATCGACGCCAGGCTGGCCGCCCGTGTCGGCCTGCGTGCGGATGTCAAACGCGTCCCCCTGTTCGGTCTGGGATGTGTCGCCGGCGCTGCCGGGGTCGCGCGGATGCACGACTACCTGCGCGCGTTCCCGGACCAGATTGCCGTCCTGGTGGCGGTGGAACTCTGTTCGCTGACCATCCAGCGTGACGACCACTCCATGGCGAACCTGGTGGCGTCGAGCCTCTTCGGCGACGGCGCCGCGGCGGTCGTGGCCGCGGGTGCACAGCGGGGCGCGCCGGGTCCGCAGGTGCTGGCGACCCGGAGCCGGCTCTATCCCGACAGTGAGAGCGTGATGGGCTGGGAGATCGGCACTTCCGGCTTCAAGATCGTGTTGTCGGCCGGGATCCCGGACATCGCCGAGAAGTATCTCGGTGAGGACGTGAATCTGTTCCTGGCCGAATTCGGCCTCACCCCTTCCGATATCGACACCTGGGTGTGTCATCCCGGTGGACCCAAGGTCATCGAGGCCGTGCAGGATGTGCTCGAATTGCCCGCGACCGCGCTGGACCGCACGCGGGAATCGTTGCGTGAGCACGGCAACCTGTCCTCGGTGTCGGTGCTCGACGTGCTGCGCGC
The DNA window shown above is from Mycolicibacterium confluentis and carries:
- a CDS encoding TIGR03621 family F420-dependent LLM class oxidoreductase, which gives rise to MASDFRFAVGIRSARSRAQLQETAWRYEDLGFDVLNIPDHLGAPAPFPVLAAVAQSTSSIRLGTYVMNAAFYSPALLARDAAGVHALSDGRLDLGLGAGYVREEFEAAEIPFPSAGARVAHLEHVAEHLCRHHPDIRLLIAGSGDKVLTVAARHADIVGLTGTDRIDLVRTAAGERFADLVLDLAITAMPSDNSGMPDLSMTRQYAPGLSDERLLALPGVLSGTPRDVADRLRQLRAEDGISSFSIQSKDDAFFAKVIAELR
- a CDS encoding CsbD family protein; this encodes MSTGDKFKNKIDDVSGKAKEKLGQASGDRSTENEGKLDQAKANIKDAGEKVKDAFKH
- a CDS encoding glutamate--cysteine ligase; amino-acid sequence: MPTVGVEEEFLLVDPDSGQPVPHNTDVAHAASERGVDLQLELTTCQVETATGVLTDRDDLHAEITRLRHAAAQAARQCGAQLLAVALPPTIPRHFPITDTPRYHQIADRFGMIAHEQGISGCHVHVEVPDRDAAVRVCMWLRPWLPLLLALSANSAIYREADSGYASWRSILWQRWPSAGPPPAANSAEEYDALVAQMEESGAMLDDGMVYWDARPSAKFPTVEIRAADVPATAAETVLLAILARACVMTACAHIEQGRPAPEISEHVLRAAYWRCARDGLEGRTPAMLTAFVEELRPALEQAGDFDYAQAELKRIVQDGNGAMRQRRAWRRRGDIRDVLKAAAQATLA
- a CDS encoding anti-sigma factor — translated: MTSTEDILTAAVPYALHALPDDERDRIEAALVGSERADEFFDEVRAVREAMARVAATTAVEPPPQLRGRILAAASEDPVRLIDSGRPERRWRTAVLAAAAVVAIGLGVVGVSAVLRGTPQPMTAQQIFAAPDVQTVSGPIPTGGRATFVFSHERNAGVLVMNDVTPPQEGTVYQMWLVGSGGATSAGTMDSATVSPSTTAVVPDLGNSTVLAFTVEPGVGSTSPTGEVFAELPLI
- a CDS encoding sigma-70 family RNA polymerase sigma factor, producing the protein MTTCASQPARLSDVTGDLDALLRRVARRDAEAFAAFYDDTKSRVFGLITRVLRDPGYAEETTQEVYLQVWRSADSYDPASGSALAWLLTLAHRRAVDRVRSEEAGGKREARYGAATVEPPVDAVSESVLVRDERRQVVTCLDSLTDLQRECVELAYYDGLTYVQVSDRLSANLATIKSRMRDALRSLRNCLGPR
- a CDS encoding DUF1295 domain-containing protein, which translates into the protein MNFLVVSGASLAAIVVVFGVTFAISRRINRANVVDVAWGLGFVAVAAVAAVLGDGDPVRRILLLALVSIWGLRLAIHIHSKTAGKGEDPRYRALLREDYSARNVLRRVYLIQGVSAWFVSLPLQVSATAGPTPRALWPVAAVGLALWVVGVVFEALGDHQLKKFKADPANKGRIMDRGLWAWTRHPNYFGDASVWWGIWLITITGPLALLTVFSPALMTYFLVYATGARLAEKVMAGRPGFDEYCSRTAFFVPRPPKRG
- a CDS encoding class I SAM-dependent methyltransferase, producing the protein MTIDLSSTAKPAIDPDRWPGVATVPAGPVAALSGRVADDLLQRAARRLPLRLLYPDGSVIGAADPTLPTLRLLHPDRLVRRVGRSGLIGFGESYMAGEWTSDDLAGVLTVFATSVADLVPRSLQRMRPIALVRQPKTHHNSRDHARRNVAEHYDLSNDLFAEFLDETMTYSSALFESLPAQWGDLATAQHRKIDRLLDTARVTSGSRVLEIGTGWGELSLRAAARGAHVTSVTLSAEQQHLARQRVAAAGLSDRVSIELCDYRDVTGCYDAVISVEMIEAVGYQFWPTYFRTLDALVAPGGRVAIQAITMPHSRMLASRNTHTWIQKYIFPGGLLPSTEAILSITERDTSLRTVDMCSLRPHYAETLRLWRERFTQRRDAVAAHGFDEVFHRMWELYLAYSEAGFRSGYLDVYQWTFAATGGRW
- a CDS encoding DUF1365 domain-containing protein; the encoded protein is MSTPAIYRTRIAHLRRAPVHHHFEHRSYSWYIDIDRQPELPWWLRPFARFEASDHFQSGPDSLRGRVDAFLAEHGVDLDGGQVTALLQARVLGYVFNPLSVFWCHDRAGRLRAVIAEVHNTYGQRHAYLLPADHDGVVVPKRMYVSPFNGVDGHYLVHAPRPAETLDLTVSLHRAGQPAFVASMRGERRAASTARIAWLQITAPLAPLLGAWGIRIQGVTLWLRHVPIVPRPSSVRERAQQS